A genomic window from Bacteroidota bacterium includes:
- a CDS encoding response regulator, translating to MFKKNATIFIVDDEQLLSEMLTDYLMEQNEHFNIKSFPTGEACLLHLATEQPDAVILDYYLNSKEADAANGIDILKEIKKLNKRLPVIMLSSQKSYGTAAKTIMYGAIHYVIKGQDAFEEIYQLINANV from the coding sequence ATGTTTAAAAAAAATGCCACCATATTCATTGTAGATGATGAACAATTATTATCTGAAATGTTAACCGATTATTTAATGGAACAAAATGAACATTTCAATATTAAATCATTTCCTACAGGAGAAGCCTGTTTGTTGCACTTGGCTACAGAACAACCTGATGCTGTAATTTTAGATTATTATCTCAATTCAAAAGAAGCAGATGCAGCAAATGGCATTGACATATTGAAGGAAATTAAAAAACTTAATAAACGTTTACCGGTTATTATGTTATCCAGTCAAAAAAGTTATGGCACTGCTGCAAAAACTATCATGTATGGAGCAATTCATTATGTAATAAAAGGACAGGATGCTTTTGAAGAAATTTATCAACTCATAAATGCAAATGTATAA
- a CDS encoding Hpt domain-containing protein produces the protein MVDLTYLTKFAKNNPVKMRRYISLYLEAAPSAFSAMQRDLKAEDWEQLRINAHSLKPQADLMGINSLKDGLIQIEDAVKKQQFDKIENLLKSSHVISLAAEEILKETLNQYPQ, from the coding sequence ATGGTAGATCTGACATATTTAACAAAGTTTGCGAAAAACAATCCGGTAAAAATGCGGCGTTACATTTCGTTGTACCTTGAAGCAGCACCAAGCGCCTTTTCAGCAATGCAACGTGACCTGAAAGCCGAAGATTGGGAGCAACTGCGCATTAACGCTCATTCATTAAAACCACAAGCCGATTTAATGGGAATTAATTCGCTAAAAGATGGTCTTATACAGATAGAAGATGCTGTAAAAAAACAGCAGTTTGACAAAATCGAAAATCTGTTGAAATCATCACATGTCATTTCCCTGGCAGCAGAAGAAATATTAAAGGAAACGTTAAATCAATATCCGCAATAA
- a CDS encoding transposase, which translates to MSSQNPNARKSVRLKDYDYAQNGLYFITICCYKGICYFEKSHPNSVGADPCVGPDENAHANDHNNPCVGQNLTIQLNDAGKMIEKWYYKLPEKFPHVKCHEMVVMPNHFHCIIQIAGSVRADTRVGPDRASLPTIMQWFKTMSTNEYIRGVKLYNWKPFYKKIWQRNYYEHIIRDKQSYLNITNYIYNNPAKWKFDRFNDNRLRR; encoded by the coding sequence ATGTCCAGCCAAAATCCGAATGCCCGCAAATCGGTCAGATTAAAAGATTACGATTATGCACAAAATGGGTTGTATTTTATTACCATTTGTTGTTACAAAGGAATTTGTTATTTCGAAAAATCCCATCCCAACTCCGTAGGGGCCGACCCATGTGTCGGCCCTGACGAAAATGCCCATGCGAACGACCACAACAACCCATGTGTCGGCCAAAACCTAACCATTCAATTAAACGATGCCGGAAAAATGATTGAAAAATGGTATTATAAATTGCCTGAAAAATTTCCGCATGTTAAATGCCATGAAATGGTGGTAATGCCAAACCATTTTCATTGTATTATTCAAATTGCCGGTTCCGTTCGGGCCGACACGCGGGTCGGCCCCGACAGGGCATCATTACCTACGATTATGCAATGGTTTAAAACAATGTCAACCAATGAATATATTCGCGGCGTTAAATTATATAACTGGAAACCATTTTATAAAAAAATTTGGCAACGCAATTATTACGAACACATCATCCGTGATAAACAATCCTATCTAAATATCACCAATTATATATACAACAATCCCGCGAAATGGAAATTTGATCGATTTAATGATAATAGATTGAGGCGATGA
- a CDS encoding Xaa-Pro dipeptidyl-peptidase, whose protein sequence is MKPINKILSAFFILFLITNSVIGQTASNAVPELIFRNGEAQPVAEFSDPSAWIKEELWVETNFDSDYDGKPDRMHVFVTRQAQTQSGKLQLPVIYSSSPYYGLKLWTLLRMGSNKYNWNVKTELGEEPKSRKHPNFKTRTKRPLMEFYSNNMWVPRGYIMVYSSSPGTGLSDGAPTVGGENESLAPKAVIDWLCGRAKGYTTRTGNEEVLAFWCSKKIGMMGASYDGTLCIAAATTGVEGLEAIIPNAPVTSFYQYYRSNGLVRSPGGYPGEDIDVLYDVISTGDKSKRKNNNRLIRDSILVKNLDRATGDYNDFWATRDYVNKINNMHAAMLMAHGFNDWNVMTEQSYRFYKAAKDKGLPVQLYYNQEEHGVEPSLSIMNKWFTRYLFGIENGVENDPPVYIVREHTEDATGYDSYPDKNAAPVTLYLAPDGENAGNLIFEKIAAMVTDTITDNYKIAGKDLIENKNSENRLLFVTPVLENDVRISGIPKINLRLASNQPAVNISVWLVALPWEEGKEIEIYDNIITRGWADPQNYRSISDGELLQAGTFYNLSFELMPDDQVIPKGQQIGLLIFSSDKEFTLWPKPGAQIYFDLNGTSIVLPVVGGVEALKGAITN, encoded by the coding sequence ATGAAACCCATCAATAAAATATTATCTGCATTTTTTATTTTATTTCTGATAACAAATTCAGTTATTGGTCAAACTGCCTCAAATGCTGTGCCGGAATTAATTTTTCGCAATGGTGAAGCGCAGCCGGTTGCTGAATTTAGTGACCCGTCAGCATGGATAAAAGAAGAGCTTTGGGTGGAAACAAATTTTGATTCGGATTACGATGGCAAACCGGACAGAATGCATGTATTTGTTACACGACAAGCGCAAACACAATCGGGGAAATTACAATTGCCGGTAATTTATTCGAGCAGTCCGTATTACGGATTAAAATTATGGACGTTGTTGCGTATGGGTTCCAATAAATATAACTGGAATGTGAAAACGGAATTAGGTGAGGAGCCAAAATCAAGAAAACATCCGAATTTTAAAACGCGCACTAAACGGCCATTAATGGAATTTTATTCCAACAATATGTGGGTGCCGAGAGGATATATCATGGTATATTCATCATCACCAGGAACAGGATTATCGGACGGTGCTCCAACAGTTGGCGGAGAAAATGAATCGCTTGCACCAAAAGCTGTTATCGACTGGCTTTGCGGAAGGGCTAAGGGTTATACTACGCGAACCGGAAATGAAGAAGTATTGGCTTTTTGGTGTTCAAAAAAAATAGGTATGATGGGTGCATCTTACGATGGCACTTTATGTATTGCTGCAGCAACAACAGGTGTTGAAGGACTGGAGGCAATTATTCCGAATGCTCCCGTTACATCATTTTATCAATATTATCGTTCCAACGGATTAGTACGTTCACCGGGAGGTTATCCGGGAGAAGATATTGATGTTTTATATGATGTAATTAGTACGGGCGATAAAAGTAAACGCAAAAATAATAACCGATTAATTCGTGATAGTATTTTAGTAAAAAACCTGGATCGCGCAACAGGTGATTATAATGATTTTTGGGCAACGCGTGATTATGTAAATAAAATAAATAATATGCATGCTGCCATGTTAATGGCTCATGGTTTTAACGACTGGAATGTGATGACTGAACAAAGTTATCGTTTCTACAAAGCTGCTAAGGACAAGGGTTTGCCGGTGCAATTATATTATAATCAGGAGGAGCATGGTGTTGAGCCATCGTTATCTATAATGAATAAATGGTTTACAAGATATTTATTTGGAATAGAAAATGGTGTGGAGAATGATCCGCCTGTTTATATTGTTCGGGAACATACAGAAGATGCAACAGGTTATGATAGTTATCCGGATAAAAATGCAGCACCCGTTACTTTATATTTAGCACCGGATGGTGAAAACGCAGGTAATTTAATTTTTGAAAAAATTGCAGCTATGGTAACAGATACCATTACCGATAATTATAAAATTGCAGGTAAAGATTTAATTGAAAATAAAAACAGCGAAAATCGTTTATTATTTGTAACACCGGTTTTGGAAAATGATGTGCGTATTTCAGGAATTCCAAAAATTAATTTACGATTGGCAAGTAATCAACCTGCAGTAAATATTTCGGTGTGGCTGGTTGCGTTACCATGGGAAGAAGGTAAGGAAATTGAAATTTATGATAATATTATCACCAGAGGCTGGGCTGATCCGCAAAATTATCGTTCTATTTCTGATGGCGAATTATTACAAGCCGGCACTTTTTACAATTTAAGTTTTGAACTCATGCCTGATGATCAGGTAATTCCAAAAGGTCAGCAAATTGGATTATTGATTTTTTCGAGCGATAAAGAATTTACCCTATGGCCAAAACCGGGAGCGCAAATTTATTTTGATTTGAACGGAACCTCAATCGTGTTGCCGGTTGTGGGTGGGGTTGAGGCTTTGAAAGGTGCAATTACTAATTAA